CCGTCAGACATTAACTTCAGGGCCAACATCTACGGGATGAAGAAACTTGGTGTAAGCAGGATTATCTCTGTCAGTGCAGTCGGCAGCATGAAGGAGGATATACACCCGGAGGATATAGTCATCCCGGATCAGTTCTATGACAATACAAAAAGGCGTATCAGTACATTTTTCGGTGATGGGATTGTTGCCCATGTTTCCCTTGCTGATCCTGTCTGCAGCGATTTGGCCGGGATCCTTTATAATTCGGCAGTTAAGATCGGTGCAAAGGTTCACAATGGCGGCGTCTACATCTGCATAGAAGGCCCGCAATTTTCTTCCCGAGGTGAGTCATACATTTATAAGAACTGGGGAGTGGATATTATAGGGATGACTAATGTAACAGAGGCAAAACTCGCGAGGGAAGCAGAGTTATGTTATTCCACAATAGCGCTGGTTACCGACTATGATTGCTGGCATATGGAGGAGGAGGCTGTTACAACAGATGCAATAATTGCTATTCTGAACAAAAACGTGGATATATCAAAAAAAATTATTAAAGAGGCTGTCGGCAGGGTTTCAACAGATTCAGGATGCGGATGCCGTAATGCACTTAAAGATGCTATCATAACATCACGTGAAGGTATTCCGTCTGAGACCAGGGAAAAACTTGGATTGATTATCGGGAAATATATTAAGTAGAGAATAAGGGGGAAAGTATGAGTTTACTTGTTGTTGGTTCAGTAGCATTTGACAGTGTTAAGACGCCATTTGGGGAAAGAGAGGAGATACTGGGCGGGTCTGCAACCTATTTTTCCACGGCAGCAAGCTATTTTACTTCTGTAAACCTCGTTGCAGTAGTAGGCGATGATTTTCCGGACCAGCACATTTCATTCCTCAAAAGTCGTGGCGTAAATACAGAGGGACTGGAAAGGCAGTCAGGAAAGACCTTCAGGTGGAAAGGGGAGTACGGTTATCAGCTTAATGAGGCCAATACCCTTGAGACTCATCTGAATGTCTTTGAGTCATTCAGACCGACGCTTCCGGAGTCGTATCGTGATTCTGAAGTAGTGTTTCTGGCAAATATAGACCCTGAACTGCAGAGTGATGTCCTGCGTCAGGTAAATTCTCCGGAAATAATTGCCTGTGATACGATGAATTTCTGGATATCAGGCAAGAGA
The sequence above is drawn from the Nitrospirota bacterium genome and encodes:
- a CDS encoding sugar kinase produces the protein MSLLVVGSVAFDSVKTPFGEREEILGGSATYFSTAASYFTSVNLVAVVGDDFPDQHISFLKSRGVNTEGLERQSGKTFRWKGEYGYQLNEANTLETHLNVFESFRPTLPESYRDSEVVFLANIDPELQSDVLRQVNSPEIIACDTMNFWISGKREALLNTLKNVDILIINDSEARQLAAEANLVKAASVIMSFGPKHVIVKRGEHGALMFNSKNVFAAPAYPLENVFDPTGAGDSFAGGFLGFLASTRNFNEENMRQAVIFGSVMASFVVEDFSLNRIRGLNFEEILNRYREFKRLTHFEDAGEIFNR
- the mtnP gene encoding S-methyl-5'-thioadenosine phosphorylase, with product MQQAEIGVVGGSGLYQMDGLEGIEEVTVNTPFGDPSDNFIVGKLMGRKVAFLSRHRRGHAVQPSDINFRANIYGMKKLGVSRIISVSAVGSMKEDIHPEDIVIPDQFYDNTKRRISTFFGDGIVAHVSLADPVCSDLAGILYNSAVKIGAKVHNGGVYICIEGPQFSSRGESYIYKNWGVDIIGMTNVTEAKLAREAELCYSTIALVTDYDCWHMEEEAVTTDAIIAILNKNVDISKKIIKEAVGRVSTDSGCGCRNALKDAIITSREGIPSETREKLGLIIGKYIK